One genomic segment of Sphingorhabdus sp. M41 includes these proteins:
- a CDS encoding P-II family nitrogen regulator gives MKFIIAIIKPFKLDDVREALTGVGVTGMTVTEVKGFGRQKGQTEVYRGAEYTTNMVPKLKIEVACSSAVAAQAVEAIQTAAGTESIGDGKIFTLGLEDAVRIRTGETGDTAI, from the coding sequence ATGAAATTTATCATAGCCATAATCAAACCGTTCAAGCTTGACGATGTTCGTGAAGCGCTGACCGGCGTCGGCGTGACCGGCATGACCGTAACCGAAGTCAAAGGCTTTGGCCGGCAAAAGGGCCAGACGGAAGTCTATCGTGGCGCGGAATATACCACCAACATGGTTCCGAAGCTGAAAATCGAGGTTGCCTGCAGCAGCGCTGTCGCGGCTCAGGCGGTCGAAGCGATTCAGACGGCCGCGGGTACGGAATCGATCGGTGATGGCAAGATCTTCACGCTCGGTCTCGAAGACGCCGTCCGCATCCGCACCGGCGAAACCGGCGACACAGCAATATAA
- a CDS encoding patatin-like phospholipase family protein, protein MTGAGKISLALGGGAGLGWTHIGVLRAIDDSPLEIAAIAGTSIGAITGASYAVGKLDYLEDMARNVNFRNMLRFMDPHFKRGAVMGARNIEKELETEFGQLTFEDLAFPIAAVAADLRTGDTIVMKSGKLVPAIRASMSLPGIFKPVQHEGRLLVDGGAALPVPVSPVRALAPEALCLSVNLQDDYLNRTIAAGITENCSKEPNSLAVVKASIGLSLRNLGRYSLALDPPDFAMSPPVGHIDIQNFTRAEELIDIGRRETEKVIPEILAKLAERSA, encoded by the coding sequence ATGACCGGTGCCGGAAAAATTTCTCTCGCGCTGGGTGGTGGAGCCGGTCTCGGCTGGACCCATATCGGCGTGCTGCGGGCCATCGATGATTCACCGCTGGAAATCGCCGCGATCGCGGGCACATCAATCGGTGCAATTACCGGGGCCAGCTATGCCGTCGGCAAGCTCGATTATCTCGAGGACATGGCTCGCAATGTCAATTTCCGGAACATGCTTCGCTTCATGGACCCGCATTTCAAACGCGGTGCGGTCATGGGCGCACGCAATATCGAGAAAGAACTGGAGACCGAATTCGGACAGCTTACGTTCGAGGATCTGGCTTTCCCGATCGCTGCGGTTGCCGCCGACCTGCGGACCGGCGATACGATCGTGATGAAGTCGGGCAAGCTGGTGCCGGCGATCCGGGCATCCATGTCCTTGCCCGGTATCTTCAAGCCTGTGCAGCATGAAGGGCGGCTGCTGGTCGACGGTGGTGCGGCGCTGCCGGTTCCGGTGTCGCCGGTACGCGCATTGGCTCCGGAGGCCTTGTGTCTCTCGGTCAACCTGCAGGACGATTATCTCAACCGCACGATAGCCGCCGGAATTACGGAAAATTGCAGCAAGGAACCCAATAGTCTTGCGGTCGTCAAGGCGTCGATCGGCTTGTCTTTACGCAATCTCGGTCGCTATTCGCTGGCGCTCGACCCACCCGATTTCGCGATGTCACCGCCGGTCGGCCATATCGACATCCAGAACTTCACGCGCGCCGAGGAACTGATCGACATTGGCCGCCGCGAGACGGAAAAAGTCATCCCGGAAATATTGGCGAAACTTGCTGAGCGCTCTGCCTAA
- a CDS encoding putative signal transducing protein, whose translation MSLVELSRHMHGVEAEIIRGRLESAGIGAVCFDSNVNIVEGAGIALPARVMVLAEDLAEAQAILAEDVSL comes from the coding sequence ATGAGTCTGGTCGAATTGTCCCGGCACATGCACGGCGTCGAAGCCGAGATCATCCGTGGCCGCCTGGAATCCGCCGGCATCGGCGCGGTCTGTTTCGACAGCAATGTCAATATCGTCGAAGGCGCCGGTATTGCGCTGCCCGCCCGAGTGATGGTGCTGGCGGAGGATTTGGCCGAAGCACAGGCTATATTGGCAGAGGACGTATCTTTATGA
- a CDS encoding pyridoxamine 5'-phosphate oxidase family protein encodes MAEFFDALNDDHVAFIAKQPMFFVATAAADGRINLSPKGYDAFRVLGPDRVAYLDLGGSGNETHAHLVADGRITIMFNNFANPALIMRLYGTGKPVLPQDAAWDELAAHFEILPGTRQIFDIRLDNIQTSCGWGVPRMEMKTERETLVKYHRQADPEAWVAKSASRVKSIDDLPTRPSDRYFGEQ; translated from the coding sequence ATGGCAGAATTTTTTGATGCACTGAATGATGACCATGTCGCTTTCATCGCAAAGCAGCCGATGTTTTTTGTCGCGACCGCTGCGGCGGACGGCCGGATCAATCTCTCGCCCAAGGGCTATGATGCATTCCGGGTGCTCGGCCCTGACCGCGTCGCCTATCTGGATCTCGGCGGTTCGGGCAATGAAACCCATGCCCATCTGGTCGCTGATGGCCGGATCACCATCATGTTCAACAATTTTGCCAACCCGGCGCTGATCATGCGGCTCTATGGCACTGGAAAGCCAGTGCTGCCGCAGGATGCCGCGTGGGACGAACTGGCGGCGCATTTCGAAATCCTGCCCGGCACCCGCCAGATTTTTGACATCAGGCTCGACAATATCCAGACCAGCTGCGGCTGGGGCGTGCCGCGCATGGAAATGAAGACCGAGCGCGAGACTCTGGTCAAATATCACCGGCAGGCCGATCCGGAAGCCTGGGTCGCCAAGTCCGCCAGCCGGGTCAAAAGTATCGACGATCTGCCGACGCGTCCGTCGGACCGCTATTTTGGCGAGCAATAG
- a CDS encoding CPBP family glutamic-type intramembrane protease has protein sequence MVVAVPGGAAKQTWRALKVWPAAGRWKADLAIALPAAVIIALSGYLGGWLRFDPLTDLPSGLIAAVILFFIPVLAEELVFRGLLLSWFATFSQRWGNWLSIGLFVLWHPLQALIFEPSWSAIFLQPSFLFATFILGIVLTHIRIVSQSLWPVIMIHWSLVLSWKLLFGGPFY, from the coding sequence TTGGTAGTCGCGGTGCCGGGCGGTGCGGCAAAGCAGACCTGGCGAGCGCTCAAAGTCTGGCCCGCTGCCGGTCGCTGGAAAGCAGACTTGGCCATCGCGCTTCCGGCTGCTGTGATTATCGCATTATCGGGATATCTGGGCGGCTGGCTCCGCTTTGACCCGCTGACCGATCTGCCGTCTGGCCTGATCGCCGCCGTCATCCTGTTCTTCATTCCGGTGCTGGCCGAAGAGCTGGTCTTTCGCGGCCTGCTGTTGTCCTGGTTCGCAACATTCTCGCAGCGCTGGGGCAACTGGCTGTCGATCGGACTGTTCGTGCTCTGGCATCCGTTGCAGGCGCTGATTTTCGAACCATCATGGTCAGCAATCTTCCTGCAGCCTTCGTTTCTATTTGCTACGTTCATCCTGGGCATAGTATTGACCCATATCCGGATTGTTTCGCAGTCCCTTTGGCCTGTGATAATGATTCACTGGTCGCTGGTTCTGAGCTGGAAACTGTTATTTGGCGGGCCATTTTACTGA
- a CDS encoding DUF924 family protein, giving the protein MNWPAEILSFWFDELDPRDWWAKNDATDEEIEKRFLELWEEQKSKTAPDFLNSPETALAAVILFDQFPRNMFRGRADAYSTDHLAQQIAEKAVDLELDAQLPEDRRAFLYMPFMHAEDIQLQNRSVTLFTKLGSNEKFANDHHDVIAKFGRFPHRNEVLGRETRAEEQAAIDAGASW; this is encoded by the coding sequence ATGAACTGGCCTGCTGAAATATTGTCCTTCTGGTTTGATGAACTCGACCCCAGGGACTGGTGGGCCAAGAATGATGCCACCGATGAGGAGATCGAGAAGCGTTTCCTGGAGCTATGGGAAGAGCAGAAATCGAAAACTGCACCGGATTTCCTGAATTCGCCGGAAACTGCTCTGGCTGCCGTGATCCTCTTTGACCAGTTTCCGCGCAATATGTTCCGCGGCAGGGCCGATGCCTATTCCACCGATCATCTGGCGCAACAGATTGCCGAAAAGGCGGTTGATCTGGAACTCGACGCGCAATTGCCCGAGGATCGGCGCGCCTTCCTCTATATGCCGTTCATGCATGCGGAGGATATCCAGCTGCAAAATCGGTCCGTGACCCTGTTCACCAAGCTTGGCAGTAACGAGAAATTTGCCAATGATCATCACGACGTGATCGCGAAATTTGGCCGTTTCCCTCATCGCAACGAGGTGCTTGGGCGGGAAACCAGAGCCGAGGAACAGGCTGCAATTGATGCAGGAGCGAGTTGGTAG
- the tldD gene encoding metalloprotease TldD — MIENLDPRSFLYRPDGLDPERAKALVSNSLSACDDGELYLQYSAVESFGFDDGRLKTADYSTDSGFGLRGVSGEMTGFSHSNEISEAAIKRAAQTLQLLDPAKGEKAPPPRGNNRHLYGEANPLEAIPFAKKVALCQQIDAAARARDPRVSQVSVGLSGSWSVVEIVRPDGFVATDVRPLVRLNVSIVAEQNGRRESGSFGMGGRYLYDDLFEEARWNRAVDEALAQALVNLESVDAPAGEQTVLLGPGWPGIILHEAIGHGLEGDFNRKGTSAFSGKIGQRVAAPGVTVVDDGSIKERRGSLSIDDEGTPTQENVLIEDGILKCYMQDRLNARLMGVPATGNGRRESYAHAPMPRMTNTFMRGGKDDPDELMSRVKNGIYAKSFGGGQVDIVSGKFVFSCTEAYKIENGKLGAPIKGATLIGDGPTVLTKVSGIGNDMALDEGIGMCGKGGQSVPAGVGQPTLLVDSLTVGGTA; from the coding sequence ATGATAGAAAATCTTGATCCCCGCTCCTTTCTCTACCGTCCCGATGGCCTGGACCCGGAGCGCGCCAAAGCGCTTGTTTCCAACAGCCTGTCCGCTTGTGACGATGGCGAACTCTATCTGCAATATAGCGCGGTCGAGAGTTTCGGATTTGACGATGGCCGTCTGAAGACCGCAGATTACAGCACCGACAGCGGCTTTGGCCTGCGCGGCGTCTCGGGCGAGATGACCGGTTTTTCGCACAGCAATGAAATCAGCGAGGCGGCGATCAAACGCGCTGCCCAGACTCTGCAACTGCTCGACCCGGCCAAGGGGGAGAAAGCCCCGCCGCCCCGCGGCAACAACCGTCATCTATATGGCGAAGCCAATCCGCTGGAGGCGATACCCTTCGCGAAAAAAGTAGCCCTCTGCCAGCAGATTGACGCCGCCGCCCGCGCGCGCGATCCTCGCGTTTCCCAAGTTTCCGTTGGTCTTTCGGGCAGCTGGAGCGTTGTCGAAATCGTCCGGCCCGACGGCTTTGTCGCCACCGATGTCCGACCGCTGGTGCGGCTCAACGTATCGATCGTCGCCGAACAAAATGGCCGCCGGGAAAGCGGCAGCTTCGGCATGGGCGGGCGTTATCTCTATGACGACCTGTTCGAGGAAGCGCGCTGGAACCGCGCCGTCGACGAAGCCCTGGCGCAAGCGCTGGTCAATCTCGAAAGCGTGGATGCGCCAGCGGGTGAACAGACCGTGTTGCTCGGCCCCGGCTGGCCCGGTATCATTCTTCACGAAGCCATCGGACATGGCCTCGAAGGCGATTTCAACCGCAAGGGCACCAGCGCCTTCTCCGGCAAAATCGGCCAGCGCGTCGCTGCGCCCGGCGTTACCGTGGTCGACGATGGTTCGATCAAGGAACGACGCGGATCGCTCAGCATCGATGACGAAGGCACGCCGACGCAGGAAAATGTCCTGATCGAGGACGGCATATTGAAATGCTATATGCAGGACCGGCTCAATGCCCGCCTGATGGGCGTCCCCGCCACCGGTAACGGGCGCCGTGAAAGCTATGCTCACGCGCCGATGCCGCGGATGACTAATACGTTCATGCGTGGCGGCAAGGATGATCCAGACGAACTGATGAGCCGGGTCAAAAACGGAATTTACGCCAAAAGCTTTGGCGGCGGGCAGGTTGATATTGTCTCGGGCAAATTCGTCTTCTCCTGCACCGAGGCCTACAAGATCGAAAACGGCAAACTCGGTGCGCCGATCAAGGGTGCGACCCTCATTGGCGACGGTCCGACCGTGCTGACCAAAGTCTCCGGTATCGGCAACGACATGGCGCTCGATGAGGGCATCGGCATGTGCGGCAAGGGTGGCCAGTCTGTGCCGGCTGGTGTCGGCCAGCCGACCTTGCTGGTGGATTCGCTGACGGTCGGAGGGACGGCGTAA
- a CDS encoding zinc-finger domain-containing protein, with amino-acid sequence MIDAPEIVRTAKKRNACDGATGIPGGAALGHPRVWLEIDEKGYVDCGYCDRRFVLVGGPADISSAQPEE; translated from the coding sequence ATGATTGACGCTCCGGAAATTGTCAGAACAGCCAAGAAACGCAATGCTTGCGATGGCGCAACCGGTATTCCGGGCGGCGCAGCGCTTGGCCATCCGCGTGTTTGGCTCGAGATCGACGAAAAAGGCTATGTAGATTGCGGCTATTGTGACCGGCGATTCGTTCTGGTCGGTGGTCCCGCAGACATCAGTTCGGCGCAGCCCGAAGAATAA